The following are encoded in a window of Ricinus communis isolate WT05 ecotype wild-type chromosome 4, ASM1957865v1, whole genome shotgun sequence genomic DNA:
- the LOC8264678 gene encoding dof zinc finger protein DOF5.4, whose amino-acid sequence MQDIHSIGGGGRLFSGGGGGDRRLRAHHHQNQQALKCPRCDSLNTKFCYYNNYNLSQPRHFCKNCRRYWTKGGVLRNVPVGGGCRKTKRSKPKHTTTTTTNSTITAPTTSTNTSTILAQEEERKSSNSHSSSESSSLTATNTATGLEAASSSASATTNILNNGIGESKLYVHPNTNTTSFEHGLLEQESDCGIFSEIASLTSLITSSSNDHLQFGFGHLMTQHSLENNQQWHQQQKMVGICGQNDMAGGLVDQTVHIELSALQINDRSGKGGPLDWQASGGDQSLFDLPNAVDQTYWSQSQWTDQDQPTLYLP is encoded by the exons ATGCAAGACATACACTCAATTGGCGGCGGAGGACGGTTATTCAGCGGCGGAGGAGGAGGTGACAGGAGATTAAGAGCACACCATCACCAAAACCAGCAAGCATTAAAGTGCCCTAGGTGTGACTCACTCAACACCAAGTTTTGCTACTACAACAACTACAACCTCTCACAGCCACGCCACTTCTGTAAGAATTGCCGTAGGTACTGGACTAAAGGCGGCGTCCTCCGTAACGTCCCTGTTGGCGGTGGATGCCGGAAAACAAAGCGCTCGAAACCGAAACACACCACAACCACCACGACCAACTCAACTATCACTGCACCTACCACTAGTACCAATACAAGTACGATTCTAGcacaagaagaagagagaaagtCATCGAATTCTCATTCGAGCAGCGAAAGCTCTAGTTTAACTGCTACAAATACTGCAACTGGTTTAGAAGCAGCGTCAAGCTCTGCTTCTGCTACAACTAATATATTGAATAATGGAATTGGTGAATCTAAATTATATGTGCATCCAAACACGAACACTACAAGCTTTGAGCATGGTTTGTTAGAGCAAGAATCAGACTGTGGCATCTTCTCAGAGATTGCAAGTCTTACTAGTTTAATTACTTCTTCTTCAAATGACCATTTGCAGTTTGGATTTGGTCATTTAATGACCCAGCATAGCCTTGAGAATAATCAGCAGTGGCATCAACAGCAGAAGATGGTGGGAATATGCGGACAGAATGATATGGCGGGAGGGTTGGTTGATCAGACGGTTCATATTGAGTTATCAGCGTTGCAGATTAATGATAGATCAGGAAAAGGAGGACCGTTGGATTGGCAAGCGAGTGGTGGAGATCAAAGTTTGTTTGATCTTCCTAACGCCGTCGATCAAACTTACTGGAGCCAGAGCCAGTGGACTGATCAGGATCAACCTACTCTCTATCTCCC TTAA
- the LOC8264676 gene encoding uncharacterized protein LOC8264676, producing the protein MLVLSMNSKRQRRPNVRLGEIGHIPAAFASGFPHRTKENLEHKSYENDVLNPNEGEHDHLYGFTMQAPPDFVVLGPGVSPSISADLLQNRENKNPNSSKSAFDLISSDEIDMSKLKLNFGSITRKCRVMKRRGRSTKAANNIIGSVWSSKISPQFRSEDRKDCSVEEFVRSTSDECNDYYHDNGFKDLSDRETPATSKEAYDFEMDEPAYGRRPGNGNECWQEDACNEGKNASPVSDHVWDEMKPGGLDVNNVTRWLEEQGFSKYASVFEMHEVDEAVLPLLTVEDLKEMGVFAVGPRRKLYTAIQQLRKAGASDNIFK; encoded by the coding sequence ATGTTGGTACTAAGTATGAATTCAAAAAGACAGAGGCGCCCAAATGTTAGATTGGGGGAAATCGGTCATATTCCTGCAGCTTTTGCCTCTGGCTTCCCTCATAGAACCAAGGAAAATTTAGAGCACAAGAGTTATGAAAACGATGTGTTGAATCCTAATGAGGGTGAACACGATCACTTATATGGGTTCACTATGCAAGCTCCTCCTGACTTTGTTGTTTTGGGCCCTGGTGTTTCTCCAAGTATTTCAGCTGATTTGCTgcaaaatagagaaaataagaatCCCAACTCTTCAAAGTCAGCTTTTGATTTGATCAGTTCTGATGAAATTGATATGAGCAAgctgaaattaaattttggcAGCATAACCAGGAAATGTAGGGTCATGAAGCGGCGAGGTCGCAGCACCAAAGCagctaataatattattggcAGTGTTTGGAGTTCGAAAATTAGCCCTCAGTTCAGGAGTGAAGATAGAAAAGACTGCAGTGTGGAGGAGTTTGTAAGGTCTACTTCAGATGAATGCAATGATTATTACCATGATAATGGCTTTAAGGACTTGTCAGATCGTGAGACGCCAGCTACAAGCAAAGAAGCTTATGACTTTGAGATGGATGAACCTGCTTATGGTAGGAGACCAGGGAATGGTAATGAGTGTTGGCAGGAGGATGCTTGTAATGAAGGGAAAAATGCATCTCCTGTATCTGATCATGTATGGGATGAGATGAAACCCGGGGGACTAGATGTAAATAATGTCACAAGATGGTTGGAGGAGCAAGGATTTAGTAAATATGCCAGTGTCTTCGAGATGCATGAGGTGGATGAAGCAGTCTTGCCTCTGCTTACTGTTGAAGATCTCAAAGAGATGGGTGTGTTTGCTGTTGGACCTCGGAGGAAGCTCTACACTGCAATACAGCAACTGAGAAAAGCGGGTGCTTCTGACAACATATTCAAATGA
- the LOC8264675 gene encoding uncharacterized protein LOC8264675 produces MDFWQKARSFAEEAAKRSQELTKEAAKRSQELTIGSSKLSDIVSETAKRSKEIAAEASRRSQEIRITSSLKLSDIVSETAKRSKEIAAEASNQIKSQAIKRADQIKSLATTSGSGAVASTVEPQQEKELERFGITEELREFVKEITIATFQDFPLQDDSEMSDVPAVSNVRQDLTEWQEKHANLVLSSVKEISKLRYELCPRTMKERKFWRIYFILVNKHVDPYEKRYMEEAAQDSTEQVKDHEVEKLPEAMVTSKPEVKKSSQQSKASAEQDLDVFLLGGESDEGPDDGDGTFDDDFEKMVDSSDDEKQKL; encoded by the exons ATGGATTTCTGGCAAAAAGCCCGAAGTTTTGCTGAAGAAGCCGCAAAGCGGTCTCAAGAACTCACAAAAGAAGCCGCAAAGCGATCACAAGAGCTCACAATCGGCTCTTCTAAACTGTCCGACATCGTTTCGGAAACCGCTAAACGGTCTAAAGAAATCGCGGCTGAGGCATCCAGACGGTCTCAAGAGATCAGAATCACTTCCTCCTTGAAGCTATCCGACATCGTATCTGAAACGGCTAAGCGTTCTAAGGAGATCGCAGCCGAGGCTTCTAACCAGATCAAAAGTCAAGCCATTAAACGAGCCGATCAGATCAAATCTCTAGCCACCACGTCTGGTTCTGGTGCGGTCGCGAGCACGGTAGAGCCGCAGCAGGAGAAGGAGCTTGAAAGGTTTGGTATAACGGAGGAGTTGAGAGAGTTTGTTAAGGAAATTACTATTGCTACATTTCAAGATTTTCCATTACAAG ATGATTCGGAGATGTCTGATGTGCCTGCGGTGTCAAATGTGAGGCAGGATCTTACTGAGTGGCAAGAAAAGCATGCTAATCTTGTTTTATCATCTGTCAAG GAAATATCAAAGTTAAGATATGAGTTATGTCCACGTACTatgaaagagagaaaattttGGAGGATATACTTTATTTTAGTGAACAAACATGTTGACCC TTATGAGAAGCGGTACATGGAGGAGGCTGCACAAGACTCTACAGAGCAAGTAAAGGATCACGAAGTGGAGAAACTTCCAGAAGCAATGGTGACTTCTAAACCAGAGGTTAAGAAGTCAAGCCAGCAAAGTAAAGCATCAGCTGAGCAAGATTTGGATGTATTTCTCCTGGGTGGAGAAAGTGATGAAGGTCCAG ATGATGGTGATGGGACCTTCGATgatgattttgaaaaaatggTGGATAGTTCA GATGATGAGAAACAGAAGCTATAG